One genomic region from Thalassotalea sp. PS06 encodes:
- a CDS encoding glutathionylspermidine synthase family protein has product MIRFPTPERINWQQKAEQFGFHFHTMYGEPYWDERNYYQFSLAQIEQDLEQPTEDIHQLCLQAVDKVVNDDALLAKFQIPRQFWQWIKSSWNAQEPCLYARLDLAYNGTGPAKLYENNADTPTSLYESGFWQWLWLEDKVNRGDILRSADQFNSLQEKLVQRFSYLKNQYPGEILHMSCCMDTEEDRGTVQYLQDCAEEAGIKTKFIYIEDIGHGEGDVLTDLDDQVITWMFKLYPWEFMLREEYAPLLLSANVKWLEPPWKAVLSNKAILPVLWDMFTGHPNLLPTFFSEEEAKQSLSRYVKKPIFAREGANISIYQDGEEIVSSDGPYGEEGYIYQAYYPMPKFGDDHTLIGSWLIDDIACGMSIREDKAMITQDLSRFVPHVIVD; this is encoded by the coding sequence TTGATCCGATTTCCAACACCAGAGCGCATCAATTGGCAACAAAAAGCCGAACAATTCGGTTTTCATTTTCATACCATGTATGGCGAACCCTACTGGGATGAACGTAATTACTACCAATTTTCCTTAGCGCAAATTGAGCAGGATTTGGAACAACCGACTGAAGATATACATCAACTCTGTCTGCAAGCTGTCGATAAGGTTGTCAACGATGATGCATTGTTGGCTAAGTTTCAAATTCCGCGCCAGTTCTGGCAATGGATAAAATCCTCCTGGAATGCTCAGGAGCCATGTTTATATGCTCGATTAGATCTCGCCTATAACGGCACTGGCCCGGCAAAACTGTATGAAAACAATGCCGATACCCCAACCAGTTTGTACGAATCCGGTTTCTGGCAGTGGCTTTGGTTAGAGGATAAAGTCAATCGAGGCGATATTCTGCGCAGTGCCGATCAATTTAATAGTCTGCAGGAAAAACTGGTACAGCGATTTTCCTACCTCAAAAACCAATACCCCGGCGAAATTCTGCATATGTCCTGCTGTATGGATACCGAGGAAGACAGGGGCACGGTGCAATATCTTCAGGATTGCGCTGAAGAGGCCGGCATTAAAACCAAGTTTATTTACATCGAAGATATCGGCCATGGTGAAGGCGATGTATTAACCGATTTAGACGATCAGGTTATTACCTGGATGTTCAAGCTTTATCCATGGGAATTCATGCTTCGCGAAGAGTATGCACCGCTGTTGTTAAGCGCTAACGTAAAATGGCTTGAACCACCCTGGAAAGCGGTTCTTTCAAACAAAGCCATATTGCCGGTGTTATGGGATATGTTTACCGGACACCCTAACCTGTTACCAACATTTTTCAGCGAAGAAGAAGCAAAACAATCCCTGTCCCGCTACGTGAAAAAACCGATTTTTGCCCGTGAAGGTGCCAATATCAGCATTTATCAGGATGGTGAGGAAATCGTCAGTTCCGATGGGCCCTATGGTGAAGAGGGTTATATCTATCAGGCATATTACCCGATGCCAAAGTTTGGTGATGATCACACTTTAATAGGTTCCTGGCTAATAGATGATATCGCCTGCGGCATGTCGATTCGTGAGGACAAAGCGATGATCACTCAGGATTTGTCGCGATTTGTACCGCATGTGATTGTTGATTAA